From a region of the Haematobia irritans isolate KBUSLIRL chromosome 4, ASM5000362v1, whole genome shotgun sequence genome:
- the LOC142233263 gene encoding uncharacterized protein LOC142233263, with product MREEKANDVENAKSGIVLLLCMDMQAVKLIPQTNASASYYKMKLQVHNFTIYNIISHESDNYIWDESEGNLVASTFTTCIIKHLKNCILQSPDINHIIIYSDGCFYQNRNVILSNALISLCINKNIIIEHKYLIIGHTQMECDSTHSLIQRKINNKKINLPSQFVEFVNDSRKYPFPLNTHHLTHSYFLDYDSLPKLYSSIRPGKIAGDPTVNMIRALGYDTSGTIYFKTNIKEEYAILPNRKAKDTHDNQPSPLHSQRIKISKKKWEHFQDLKSFIPEDCHDFYTNFPYQN from the exons ATGCGAGAAGAAAAAGCAAACGATGTCGAAAATGCAAAGTCTGGAATTGTCTTATTATTATGCATGGATATGCAAGCCGTAAAATTGATTCCTCAAACAAACGCAAGTGCTTCATATTATAAAATGAAACTGCAAGTACATAACTTCACTATTTATAATATCATTAGCCATGAATCTGACAATTATATCTGGGATGAATCTGAAGGGAATCTGGTAGCGTCTACTTTCACAACATGCATTATAAAACacttaaaaaattgtatacttCAGTCACCAGATATTAACCATATTATAATATATTCGGATGGCTGCTTTTATCAAAACCGTAATGTCATATTGTCGAACGCATTAATATCCTTGTgtattaacaaaaacataataattgagcacaaatatttaataattggaCACACCCAAATGGAATGTGATTCAACTCATTCGTTaatccaaagaaaaataaacaataagaAAATTAATCTACCTTCTCAATTCGTTGAATTTGTTAACGATTCCCGTAAATATCCATTTCCACTCAACACCCATCATCTTACTCATTCATATTTTCTGGATTATGATTCTCTTCCTAAG ctttactcCTCCATTCGTCCAG gaaaaatTGCTGGAGATCCCACCGTTAACATGATTCGAGCATTGGGATACGATACGTCTGGAACTATTTACTTTAAAACAAACATTAAAGAGGAATATGCAATTCTTCCAAACCGAAAAGCAAAAGATACTCATGACAACCAACCTTCTCCATTACATtctcagagaataaaaatttctaaaaaaaagtggGAACATTTCCAGGATCTTAAATCCTTCATACCAGAAGATTGCCatgatttttatacaaattttcccTATCAAAATTAG